Within Ipomoea triloba cultivar NCNSP0323 chromosome 9, ASM357664v1, the genomic segment GATTGGCATCGTCGGGGTGCTGGTAGTTGATGAGGATACATGTTGAACAGAAACGCCGCCAAAACGCACACCACTATCGTATGAATAAGTTTCAATCTGCCATTAAGTGCGGCCTAACATCCGGATTCCGGAAGGTGAATATTACACGTaactactttaaaaaaaaaaaagaaaaaaaagaagctcaAGTGATATTGATTTTAGAGGTAAAATTGCTAGCCGCGAAATCAATCAACCGGTCGGattataatttttatgtaattatgtGCACACAATAAATTCAACACACATTCTATCATATGGACCTTTTATCCCATTCATGTTTCTAGTGAGactttttcctattattattttcagtGGGAGTCGAACCACACTATTGCATTCGATTGTGACATCAAGTTAGACGATAAACCACTATGTTAAGTCCCGAGGGCTACGTAACTACtttttattatagtttttttaacatacttttattattattaattctattttttttattatagattcATAGGTGACAGTACAGTACAGTACACTTTTAATCATTCTTTAAAATGTGTTTTAaagttaataatttaaaataaaataaattttaatcattctttaaaatgtgttttaaagttaataatttaaaataaaataaattaaagttgatgataaaatgtaataataatattacatcgCATgaaatggtaataataattttcaaaaaaatgtaataataataatatcattataaaCAAATGAGTAGAAGTGAACTAAACTCCCCATTGCGACATTGCCTTTTCAACTATTTATTACAAATGTACCCTACATCGCATGAAATGATAAAAACATGATCAAATTCTAAAATCAACCAACTGTCACACTGTactgtttaaagtttaaacttgcGGTGCAACCTAGTTAAATAGAACAAGTGattgatttgataattataaagttttacgTTTGACTCTCTTAATAAGTGTGATCAATTAACTTTATTGTTGTAAGACAGTCaactatatatctatatgtaaTTTAGGATGATTTATATTACAAGTAAAGTTTTACTTGGTGTATACTATCAGATAATGGTTGtgagtttttttaatttattgatttaattaatgAGAAGTcttaaaactaaattgacttaaTTTATCTCCTTATAAGTATGAGAACATGttcataaattttgaatatagtcggacaaatttttattttatttttttaaaagacaaatTAAACCTCAATCCCCAACTGCCTATCTGAAAACAGCTCCGTGAAGAAaacctacaaaaaaaaaaaaattaataaataaaaatcaccATCCCGAATAAAATCATCCAAGCCGCGAAGGTGCATTTAATTCTAGGTTACAATATGTATCGTTTTTtcctaaaaatctaaaaatggACGAAGCAGATCGGACTCAGTCAACGAGTCTTATCGTGCCGGCGTCGGAAACGGCGTCGGGTTCGGGGGTGCGCGAGGAGGTGGACGATGACGATCGCCGACCTCCTCAACCGTTTCCTCAGCGTAGCACCGCCGTAGACGACGCTTATCATCCACATTTCCAGCAAACGAACAATGATGAGACGGTGCAATCTTTCTCAGACGACACTTGGTCTTGTGTAGTCGTTGTTATTACTTTCTGGTTCTTCGGTAACTTTCTGCAAGTATTTGACATAGTTTATGGTTTTTCGTACATGTATTTATTTGCCTGGGTTTAATTCAATATAAGTATACTTGTGTGTTGGTAAGGTTGATCTTGATGTGGTTGGTAGTTGAGAGGAGGAAATGCTagaaatattttgaattttgagaatCAAATAGGAAAATTAGTATGACTTCTGTTGGTTACAAGCTAGTGATTTAATAGCGATGAGAGAAATGATAGGGGGGATATGCAAATTCAGCTAGTGATTTTGTTCCTTTACAGGATGCAAAGTGTTTATCCCGAGTTCATTGCTAATAGTTCAACATCTAATCTTTGCTTATAGAACaagtattatactattatagtTCAGTTTTGGCCCAAGTCATGTAGGAGTGTAGGACAGTAGGAGAAGGCTAGAAATCCTACTCTTGGGCATTTATCTGCTGGTTTCCATTTTAGACTTTTGAGCTTGATTTGctgaatattttctttttaattttttaaccagTGTCTATGACTTTGATATGGGGGGTTTATGGGACATCAAATTTGCAGCTTGGACCAAATTCATCGATTATGATAAAACCTAATCCATTGTTTGTGGAGCAAATAACGGTAACTTAATTTATCTCTCATGCTCTTTTTTATGTTATATGTTTGCTGCATTCTGCTCAAGCTTTGGTTTGTACATTCCAGGTGGAGGAGATAGATACTGCAATAGGTGGACCAATGCTGTATGGACTTTACAGAAATCCCCCCCTTGATATTGTGGCTACTTGGTCTGAAGCTTATAAAACCTCTCTCCCAGCAAACACTCACAAGGCAAATTCTGATTTTAGTTATCTGAACTACTTGATTGATGGTAGTAGCCATGGTTGGTATATTGACAATGTTCTGTTTGTACTATATGTAACAGGAATGGACATATTATTTCAATGCAGGATCAGAAATAAGTATTTCATATAATGTGAATTCACTCAGTTCATCTTCTTTAGTCCTGGTAATTACCCAAGGtaagtttgaagtttgaactttTCAGTAGAACTGCTTCTGTAATTTTTTATTCTCTTCTGTCCAAGTTTTTTAGTAACTTGAACCTATTAAATGGTTATTAATATAGATCATTTACTTAATTTATGGCATCAATAATCAACAGTTAACCTCAGATGTTCATATATCACCTAACAAAGGTTAGGCTCCCTTTCCATTTCCTTACGTATGAAGCAAGGGAATTCTGGAAAATTTGCttaagttattttattaattaataatagatgcatgtatgtataaaaGGATATCCATACCTAGATAGGACTATAGGAGACAGGAAATAAACGAAATTGACCctaaaatcaacaattaataCATCCAAATCACCTAAAAACTGTTAATTCTCCTTAAAATAGAGGCTACATAACCCCAACTTGCTAAAGAATAGATATCAATCATTCTCAACTTGCTGAGGATAGATTCAAATCCTTGTTTTGGCATTGATTTGGTGAGAATATCTGCCTTTTGGAGTTAGGATGGTATAGCGCAGGTCAATTCCACTATATTCAGTTTCAAACAATGAAACGTTCGCTGATTGTCATGTGCTTCTTCCAATCATGTTGGGGTGGATTTTTTTATGATGTTGTTAGGGGATTTACTATCACTATACAGCTTGGTAGGACTTTAGTTTGACATTTGCAGATCTTCTACTATCCTTTGCAGCTAGATGACTTCACATATTCCTTCAGAAATAACTTGGATTTCAGCTTCAGCACTGATTTAGAAACTACTGGTTGTTTCTTGCTCCTCCTCAGGACTAGGTCGTCTCATAGTTTCATGCTGTAGCTACTAATGCCCATGGTTCAGTTCAAACTCGTTAATGTTTTAACTGAAACCTTAGTTGGGATCTTATAATATGTTCCTATATCTGAGTACTAATATTGAAATTGTCTCATTTGAACTAATTTCAGAACTGTTATCGTAAGTGGGTACTTTATTCTTCCCAATTGAACCTGGAATAGGAACCAAACTTTGACATGACTAACAGTAGCCTAAAGTGGATTTGCTATCATTGACACTACCATCCGTCCATCCCATTTAATGTCTGCATACCCCTAATTGAGCTTCTTTTTTAGATTTCCCTCTCTCACCTTGGTAAATGATACTCAAGTGTTAGAATGGGTTTTTACCAAGTAATATACCACAAGCTTAATTGAAATCTGGATATAAGCCTTGGAGTTATATGTCATCCTTCATAAGCATCTAATTGTGTTTTGCTCCGTTATCTGGATAATATTATGTCATTGTCACCTTGGCAAGTGATATGAATCTCGAATGGATTTCAAAGCATTATGAGGTGCTCTCAAGGTCTGAGTATATCTTTTGGACAACATTCAATCTCCTTCACTCTTTATAAATGAGATAGGTCCTTCAAATGATTGGCTTTATTTTGTTGATGAGCCATTATGATAGAATTTTCAACTTTACACGTTCCATAATTTGTTGCTATCTCTGGAGGTGCAGAAATTGCCCCATGAGGTAACTTGGTTTTCCTGTACCCATAATCACCAGCATCATCTACTGTAAGTCTGTAATCACTCCATTCAATCTGTAAATAGTACTTTTCACCGGTAGAGTGAATGAGTAATTGGGATCAATTTGTAGACTTGGAGGTTGGTTTGTATTTTAGCTATCTCATTTGGTGCTCAGCAAAATACGAAGCAAGAGGTTTAGATAGCAAACAAATCTGACCATAAAGTCAGCAAACGATACCACCAAATCACTTGAAAATTTGGAAACTTTAATTGATTCTCCTAAAATAGAGACCACAGAACCCCAAGGGACCAGTTGATCATTTCCTTACGAGGAAGGGTAGGGGGTACCTTGCTAAACCCTCTTTGAGCAATTCTGGATGTCATTAATCAGGTCTTTGAGTTGCAGATAACCaccatattaaaataaagttgTTGCTGTTTGCTTTACAGCATAACCTCATAACCCTGAACCTTCTTCCCTAAAAGTTGATACAT encodes:
- the LOC116030188 gene encoding E3 ubiquitin-protein ligase APD2-like isoform X2, translated to MDEADRTQSTSLIVPASETASGSGVREEVDDDDRRPPQPFPQRSTAVDDAYHPHFQQTNNDETVQSFSDDTWSCVVVVITFWFFVSMTLIWGVYGTSNLQLGPNSSIMIKPNPLFVEQITVEEIDTAIGGPMLYGLYRNPPLDIVATWSEAYKTSLPANTHKEWTYYFNAGSEISISYNVNSLSSSSLVLVITQGSDGLAQWLEDPSYPNGAFSWNLIHGNGTIWQDIRKSSSYHVAVGNLNSEMVEAHLNIKIKAFLYSTNEAYYKCRITQNQCGLSLFFPGGNVALLTSPSQRPDTADGVWTVKLSYGPRWITYLLGIGTHMMKIAYHCLPHQGVKVERVFLCSWPSVS